The Capra hircus breed San Clemente chromosome 22, ASM170441v1, whole genome shotgun sequence DNA segment CCCTCAGTGTCGTCAGGGATGTGGGATGAGGGGTAATTTTGCCCTCCCTTTGttctttccccctctttttcCACGTTTCCAGGTTGTTTGTTTGATGTCTGTCATTTCTGTTCAGTTACTGGACCCTAAGGACAAACCAAGTGGCTGTAGGTGGCACACAGAAATTAATACATTGAGCGGCTTTTGGGACCTCCCTTGCTCCCTCGGTGTGTCCACAGCGCCCAGCACCTTAGTAGGCACTCCCTAGACATCTGGAGAGCAAATGAGCTGCAAGTTTGCAGCGCTGAGTACGTGGAGCTGGGGAAACCAGGACAGCAGAGCGGGTGTCTCCGACCGCAAAAGACGTGCGGGCGCGTGCGGAAGGCAGCAGCGGCGCGAGGCAAGGGGCTAGCCGCGAGCGGGGCGCCGCGCGGGGGTCGCTGCCTGCGTAGCGCCCCGAGTGGGGGCGCCCGGGACTACGGCGACACGTGCGCGGCAGGGACGCCAGCAGTCCCTGCCGCGAGCCGAGCCCGGGCAGGCGGGTGGGCGCGGGGGTGTGCCCGCGCCATGCCCCCCGCGCGTGCGGCCGGCCGGGCGGCTGCGTGAGTCACGGCGGGGCTCGCCTTTATAACCGCCGGCAGCGTCGCGCGAGTGGCCCGCCCGGCGCTCTGCGTTCCTCGCTCCAGCCCGTGCGTCCCCAACGGCCCCCCAACAGCCGCCCAGGCCCGAGGGCGCCATGAGAAGCCCGCGCTGCGCCcgcctgctgctcctgctgctgctgccgccgctgctgctcaCACCTCCCGCCGGCGACGCCGCGGTCATCACCGGGGTAAGCGGCCGGGGCGCACCTGTCCACCCGGGATGCGCGCCCTCCTCGTGCCGCGGGGTCGTGGGGGCGGGAGACGGAGTGGGGACCGCGACCGGGAGGTGGGGCCACGGGAGGGTTATCCCGGCCCGGGACACCTGCCCCACTCTCCCCTTGGAGCACCTGGAAAAGCGCCCTGATCCCTAGGCAGCGGGCGGCCAGGACATCGGGCGCTCCCTGGAAGAAGTGACCACAGTCGCTCCCCACCACCTTCTCACGCTTGCCTGCCCCTCTGTCCTCGTGTTTGGTCTTTTTTTCTCGTAAGTTGAAAGAAGTTTCCTTTGGCAGTTTTCTCGAGCACTTTCCCCCGGCTTTTCCAGCCTCTGTCCTTAAAATTTAAGTGCTTTAAAATGCTAAGGGGCAAGACCAGTACCCCCAGATCCTGGGAGACTTAATTCTGCGGTTGAGGAGTTTGCTCCCCAAAGCATCCTCTACAAAATCCCTTTGAAATAACTTGGTTCAAGGTCATGAGTGCACTTTTGAAAAGCAACGTGGGTCCTTTCTTCTGAGTTCCAGCGTTTTTCATTTCCCTCCGCCAACGTCCTGAGCTTCTCCTTGTAAAAGTTTTCCGTCTCCTGTTCCTGATAAAGCACCTACAGTGCTTTGGCTTAGTTATGGAGGAGGTGATCCTGTAGATATTTCAGTTTAGAGAGATGTCATCATTTGTGGAAGCAGGAACTAGTTCAGTTCTCTCCTAGGTCCACCAACAATTTTCTTTGTGTGGATCCGAAGGATAACTTTACAGCACAAAATGAAAATGTCTACTTTGTGCCAACAATGCAGAATCGCTACCATTTCCTGACTGTTCAACTCTTCTAAGTCTGAAAGTATTTTACACCCCcattaaattatttcaaatatccAAGTTCACATAATAGggtttaaagaaaaaacttttatGTTTGAAATGATAGTACACAGATAATGAAATACCATTTAAATTTAAGGaaagtgtcattgttttgagaaaATTAAGCACTATTGTCCCCATGTGCTTATAGCACATTGAAAGTCCTTGTATTATAACAGTATTTGGTTACAACCAATAGATATTTGGGTTATGGCCAAGAGACACTTAATTAATAAGTATTGTGATATTTATCAGTATGGTTTGTAGAGGTATTTACAGATATAGATGTATTTGAATAGCTTTGTCAGTCCATGTGGTTGAAAAAAAGTTTCTACAGGTCTTTCTAATACATGAGAATTGAAATCTGATTGGTTTTTCCCCATCTTCCCCTGCTGGCTCTTTAAATTTCTCCTAATCCTCTGAGCCCCAAATTCCTTTGTAATATAAGTATCTTTTTGTTCCATTCACAAGACAACACCAGTTGAATAGATTTGCAGTGGGTTAAAGATGAAGGGCATTAAGAAACAGCTgtctaattaaaaatatataaacctaTGCAAGTCTTTGTAAGTATTTTCAAAAACTGAATCTTTCTTGTTACAAAGTGAAATCTTATCACATTGAATGTTTATCTGTTAAAGTTTAAACTGGCCTTATACGATTATATGTGTTGTTTTTCTTGTTGCAAAACAGtgctagaaaataaaagaatctttaaaatttctctaaaacAGCATGGCAAGAAAGAAATACAGTTATGTTTCCATGACAGGAACCATCTGGAGTCAAATGAAAAACCTAGTAACTTATCTAGATATGTCATCTCTAGGATGTTTAAAATCCAAGTGATTGATTGAAATTTCAGAGATTTTGGCTGGATTTTGATTGTCTTATTAAAAAAGCTAGTGGGACTTCAGAATTCCTGGTCTTGAGCATctgttgaaataaaatattacctaAAACCTCCaccttaaatatttacttttgggGGAGTAGTAATGTGGTTATTTTTGAATTGATTTATATGTCCACATAGATTTGTTAAAACTGTATTGAAAAAGATCGTATAGTGAATATCTCATTTATGGAATGTAATGGGTACCTATGTGTGATTTCTGATGTTCagataaaaactggaaaaatggaactgtttttatattttcctataaATGTCCAAACATCCCAAGATGAAAATTGCAGTTTTTATCCAGTACTTGTTTTAAATAGCCCAAGAAAAAATTCTAATGGGGGAAATAAATAACTCTAAAACAATATAGCTgattactttaataaaaaaaataatgaataagatCTTGTATCCCCATATATTTGTGTTTTGAGAAGTTATAGCTGTCCAAAACTAAGAACTCTGAAGAAGTATCTTAGTTGTTTGCATTAAATCTGTGCTTAAATTTGTCTAAATTATAGATTTCTTAGCTTCTATGTAAGAAGTACATATAGTATAGGATGTTCTCACCTTAACACTAACAACAGATTACTGAACACCATTCAAACAAAGCATCCTATTTATGGATGGTTCTAGGAAAGAACAATAGTTCTTTGGATCTATTTTCATGCAAATAAGTTTATACTTCATTATTTACTTCTGTTTAGTCAAGTGAGGAAATTCCTCCATAGTTGATTCTTTGATTATATGTGTTTACACTTTTTATATTAGGAACAAGTGTTTTGAGTATTCACTGATGATAACTGCATCTGTCACTTGCATTTCTAAATCTGATGGATCTCAGAATAGTTTCATTAATCTTATATTGTACACATATGTATACCCTAAGccaataatttccttttttgcaAGTTactcacctgaaaaaaaaaaaaaagggtaacaTAAGGCAAAAGTCTTGGTCTGTCCATTCTCAGCCtatgaaatttctttctttcaaaaggaAATGGTGAAAATCAAGTCAGAGGTGTGAGAAACGTCAAATCTCATGAaccaaaatgcaaatatttgaaagagaaaatgagttaTACTTTTAAATTTACATCAGTATTTTAATGGATCTGGAGCATTTCATGATAGATTTAGAGACCatttaaatctcttttttaaattgggcCCACTTTATTCTATAGTTAATAGTTATAAAATCTTGTGATTCGGTTTATGTATTTCCTAATGGCCAGTATAAACTTCAAGTTCAAAGCTGTTTCATCCATAAAGCACTAGAAAAAgagagctgatttttttttttaagtgttggggtttataattttcatattgtATGGGCCAttatttaggcttttttttttttttcaccaagtgGGAAAATCTCTGATCAGATTTTATTGTAAATATGTTCAAATAAATGATTAcagttttttttaacatgtaagaTTATTAAAATCATAGCTGTGAGATATTATAAGAGCTTCTTTTTTTTACTGCTAATTTTAGCCTGAGTCGTTCTGATTATCTTTATTTATCTGTTTGCTTATTACATTTCAGGCCTGCGACAGGGACCCCCAGTGTGGTGGAGGCATGTGCTGTGCTGTTAGTATCTGGGTTAAGAGCATACGGATTTGCACACCGATGGGCAAAGTGGGAGACAGTTGCCATCCGATGACTCGTAAAGTTAGTATatatgttttcttgtttgttctcTTACATTTCAGTTACTCAGCTTCAAGCAAGGCCTCTATGACATGAAATGTGCTAGAAATTGGAAATCAGAGAAGATGAAGTGGAAAACCTCTTCCATTCTCCTCTCCATCTGAGAGAAGTGTATTCTTACCATCCTTATTTAACTGACCATTCACATATCTTTGTTCTCATGGCATTAgaaacatttcataaaaataatttgaaacacTGAATTTTGCTTAACAGTTTaaggatataaatatatattacttttggatgtatgaatatattttatatcctaaaagaccatttatttatatatattaccatttatattatatacatatgtgtgtgtatatatataaaatactatgtATACTTCTTTGCTGAAATCAGAATAGGAAAGCTCTTGAAAACAGTTTTAATGTCAGACCTACTGAAAAGGCAGAAGCACATAAGTTTGTGCTTTGGGTTTGCAGAAAATGATCCATGATGCAATCACTCTTGTATTTTAACTTGAAAGTCCTAC contains these protein-coding regions:
- the PROK2 gene encoding prokineticin-2 isoform X1; its protein translation is MRSPRCARLLLLLLLPPLLLTPPAGDAAVITGACDRDPQCGGGMCCAVSIWVKSIRICTPMGKVGDSCHPMTRKNHLGNGRQERRKRKRRRKKKVPFFGRRMHHTCPCLPGLACSRTSFNRYTCLARK
- the PROK2 gene encoding prokineticin-2 isoform X2, translated to MRSPRCARLLLLLLLPPLLLTPPAGDAAVITGACDRDPQCGGGMCCAVSIWVKSIRICTPMGKVGDSCHPMTRKVPFFGRRMHHTCPCLPGLACSRTSFNRYTCLARK